One region of Sebastes fasciatus isolate fSebFas1 chromosome 1, fSebFas1.pri, whole genome shotgun sequence genomic DNA includes:
- the cacna1da gene encoding calcium channel, voltage-dependent, L type, alpha 1D subunit, a isoform X9 produces MSANGPAPDPAPSAPEAPPAPTPAPAAAPAAPAAPPAPAPPALPAPVSSTIPVGALAQKKRQQYAKSKKQGSNANSRPPRALFCLKLNNPIRRACISLVEWKPFDIFILIAIFANCMALAVYVPFPADDSNSTNHDLETVEYAFLIIFTIETFLKIIAYGLVMHQNAYVRNGWNMLDFVIVVIGLFSVVLELLTKEEKVEVEGDLHPSMHGHGGKPGGFDVKALRAFRVLRPLRLVSGVPSLQVVLNSIIKAMVPLLHIALLVLFVIIIYAIIGLELFIGKMHATCFFPGSGMTPDSIAEEEPAPCAISGHGRQCPINGSECREGWRGPNGGITNFDNFLFAMLTVFQCITMEGWTDVLYWMNDAMGFELPWVYFVSLVIFGSFFVLNLVLGVLSGEFSKEREKAKARGDFQKLREKQQLEEDLKGYLDWITQAEDIDPDNEDEADEGSKRNRVTLADLTEKKKGRFGWFSQSSDTHASVPASETESVNTENQNGEDEKTPCCGPLCQKISKSKFSRRWRRWNRFCRRKCRLAVKSVPFYWLVIILVFLNTLTISSEHYNQPMWLTQVQDVANKVLLAMFTCEMLVKMYSLGLQAYFVSLFNRFDCFVVCGGITETILVELEIMSPLGISVFRCVRLLRIFKVTRHWQSLSNLVASLLNSMKSIASLLLLLFLFIIIFSLLGMQVFGGKFNFDETQTKRSTFDNFPQALLTVFQILTGEDWNAVMYDGIMAYGGPSSSGMIVCFYFIILFICGNYILLNVFLAIAVDNLADAESLNTDGGGKKGDKKEEEKDDKEEEEENDETAAEEEDPEVPSGPRPVLSDLVKKEKITPIPEGSAFFIFSTTNPFRVFCHKLINHHIFTNLILVFIMLSSVSLAAEDPIRNFSARNIVLGYADYVFTSMFTFEIVLKMTTYGAFLHKGAFCRNYFNLLDLLVVGVSLVSFGIQSSAISVVKILRVLRVLRPLRAINRAKGLKHVVQCVFVAIRTIGNIMIVTTLLQFMFACIGVQLFKGKFYRCTDEAKSAPDECKGTYILYKDGDVNQPTIHKRLWHNSDFNFDNVLMAMMALFTVSTFEGWPSLLYKAIDSNRENLGPIYNYRVEISIFFIIYIIIIAFFMMNIFVGFVIVTFQEQGEKEYKNCELDKNQRQCVEYALKARPLRRYIPKNPYQYKFWYVVNSTGFEYIMFVLIMLNTLCLAVQHYGQSALFNYVMDILNMVFTTVFTVEMVLKLIAFKPRHYFTDAWNTFDALIVVGSVVDIAITEVNNTEDSARISITFFRLFRVMRLVKLLSRGEGIRTLLWTFIKSFQALPYVALLIAMLFFIYAVIGMQVFGKVAMVDGTHINRNNNFQTFPQAVLLLFRCATGEAWQEIMLACIAGKLCDPESDYNPGEEMTCGSGFAIIYFISFYMLCAFLIINLFVAVIMDNFDYLTRDWSILGPHHLDEFKRIWSEYDPEAKGRIKHLDVVTLLRRIQPPLGFGKLCPHRVACKRLVAMNMPLNSDGTVMFNATLFALVRTALKIKTEAGNLEQANEELRAVIKKIWKRTSMKLLDQVVPPAGDDEVTVGKFYATFLIQDYFRKFKKRKEEGLVGAHPTQNNTAIALQAGLRTLHDIGPEIRRAISCDLQDDELVDFIPEEDEEIYRRNGGLFGNHLMNGGHRRSNGHQTNATQRPLQVQPPPHYAHMEQPVGRLSRANAMSHPNHHHHHHHHHRHHNSYGKSPKSTNINLNNANVSSLPNGGHHRYYEHAPPNGYPGLRNAYYDYEKPRTPQGQRRRYYETYVRSHGVDGHHPTIRREEEFEEDRLSGEYYSGEEFYEDDSMLSGDRYQNSDAEYETPKGYHHPDSYYEDDEQPLYRDSRRSPKRRLLPATPQGIIPPGHRRPSFNFECLRRQSSQDELPHQRTALPLHLMQHQVMAVAGLDSSRAHRLSPTRSTRSWATPPATPASKDQSPYYTPLIRVDHPHRESAASSQVSVRKSSWYTDDPEFSQRMYSPVHLQVPPEYHSQYHQKRGSATSLVEAVLISEGLGRYAKDPKFVAATKHEIADACEMTIDEMESAASHLLNGGMAPSVNGVNVFPILTPRDYELQDTAASYSDEEPETEPRAPYEEDLADEMICITTL; encoded by the exons ACTCTTCAGTGTTGTCTTGGAGCTTTTGACCAAAGAAGAGAAGGTAGAGGTTGAAGGAGATCTCCATCCGTCGATGCACGGACACGGAGGTAAACCAGGTGGTTTCGATGTTAAAGCCCTACGAGCCTTCCGTGTGCTGCGACCCCTGCGGCTAGTCTCAGGAGTACCCA GTTTACAGGTGGTGTTGAACTCCATCATTAAAGCCATGGTACCTCTCCTTCACATCGCCCTCCTGGTCTTGTTCGTCATCATCATCTATGCTATTATCGGCCTGGAGCTCTTCATCGGTAAAATGCACGCGACCTGCTTTTTTCCTGGCTCAGGGATGACCCCAG ATTCGATAGCAGAAGAGGAACCAGCTCCATGTGCGATCTCAGGGCACGGGCGCCAATGCCCCATCAACGGCAGCGAGTGTAGGGAAGGCTGGCGAGGTCCAAACGGTGGCATCACCAATTTTgacaacttcctgtttgccaTGCTGACGGTGTTTCAGTGCATCACCATGGAGGGCTGGACGGACGTGCTGTACTGG ATGAACGATGCTATGGGCTTTGAGCTTCCATGGGTGTACTTTGTCAGTCTTGTGATCTTCGGCTCCTTTTTCGTTCTTAACCTGGTTTTGGGTGTGTTGAGCGG AGAGTTCtccaaggagagagagaaggccaAAGCTCGCGGAGACTTCCAGAAGCTGCGTGAGaagcagcagctggaggaggatcTGAAGGGTTACCTGGACTGGATCACTCAGGCCGAAGACATAGACCCTGACAACGAggatgaggccgatgaggggAGCAAGCGCAACC GGGTGACTCTGGCTGACCTCactgagaagaagaaaggaaggtTTGGGTGGTTCAGCCAGTCGTCCGACACTCATG CGAGCGTTCCAGCCAGCGAAACAGAATCTGTGAACACCGAGAATCAAAACGGGGAGGATGAAAAGACGCCATGCTGCGGACCTCTGTG TCAAAAAATTTCCAAGTCAAAGTTCAG TCGGCGCTGGCGCCGCTGGAACAGGTTCTGCCGCAGGAAGTGCCGGTTGGCTGTCAAATCGGTGCCTTTCTATTGGCTGGTCATCATCCTGGTGTTCCTCAACACGCTCACTATATCATCAGAGCATTACAACCAGCCCATGTGGCTGACACAAGTGCAGG ATGTGGCCAACAAGGTGCTGCTAGCAATGTTCACATGTGAAATGTTGGTGAAGATGTACAGTCTCGGGCTACAGGCCTATTTCGTGTCACTGTTCAACCGCTTCGACTGCTTCGTGGTGTGTGGAGGAATCACTGAAACCATTCTGGTGGAGCTGGAGATCATGTCTCCTCTCGGTATCTCAGTGTTCCGCTGCGTTCGCCTGCTGAGGATCTTCAAGGTCACACG TCACTGGCAGTCTCTAAGTAACCTGGTGGCGTCCCTGCTCAACTCCATGAAGTCCATCGcttccctgctgctgctgctcttcctcttcatcatcatcttctccCTGCTGGGCATGCAGGTGTTCGGTGGAAAGTTCAACTTTGACGAGACCCAGACCAAGAGGAGCACCTTTGACAACTTCCCCCAAGCCCTTCTCACTGTGTTTCAG ATCCTGACCGGAGAAGACTGGAACGCTGTTATGTACGATGGAATCATGGCCTACGGAGGCCCTTCCTCTTCCGGGATGATCGTGTGCTTTTACTTCATCATCCTCTTCATCTGTGGAAACT ATATCCTCCTGAATGTCTTTTTGGCTATCGCTGTGGACAACTTGGCAGATGCAGAGTCTCTCAACACGGACGGTGGAGGAAAGAAAGG GgacaaaaaggaggaggaaaaagatgacAAG gaggaagaggaggagaatgacGAAACtgcggcggaggaggaggatccAGAAGTCCCGTCGGGGCCTCGGCCGGTCCTCTCTGACCTGGTAAAGAAGGAGAAGATCACTCCGATCCCAGAGGGAAGCGCCTTCTTCATCTTCAGCACCACAAACCC GTTTCGTGTGTTTTGCCACAAACTCATCAACCACCACATATTCACCAACCTCATCCTGGTGTTCATCATGCTCAGCTCCGTCTCGCTCGCAGCTGAGGATCCCATCCGAAACTTCTCAGCTCGCAATATT GTCCTAGGCTATGCAGATTATGTCTTCACTAGTATGTTTACATTTGAGATCGTATTGAAG ATGACAACATATGGAGCCTTTCTCCATAAAGGGGCTTTCTGTAGGAATTACTTCAACCTCCTGGACCTGCTGGTGGTGGGAGTTTCCCTCGTCTCCTTTGGCATTCA GTCCTCGGCCATCTCAGTGGTAAAGATTCTTAGGGTCCTTCGTGTCCTTCGACCCCTGAGGGCCATCAACCGAGCCAAAGGCCTAAAG CACGTGGTGCAGTGTGTGTTCGTGGCCATCAGAACTATCGGTAACATCATGATCGTCACCACTCTGCTCCAGTTCATGTTCGCCTGTATCGGGGTGCAGCTATTTAAG GGGAAGTTCTATCGCTGCACGGATGAAGCCAAGTCCGCCCCAGATGAGTGCAA GGGTACCTACATCCTGTATAAGGATGGAGACGTGAACCAGCCAACCATCCACAAACGACTGTGGCACAACAGCGACTTCAACTTTGACAACGTCCTCATGGCTATGATGGCGCTGTTCACTGTGTCCACTTTTGAAGGCTGGCCTTC TTTACTGTACAAGGCGATCGACTCCAACAGGGAGAACTTGGGTCCCATTTACAACTACCGCGTGGAGATTTccatcttcttcatcatctacatcatcatcatcgcttTCTTCATGATGAACATCTTTGTAGGTTTTGTGATCGTCACGTTTCAGGAACAAGGAGAGAAAGAGTACAAAAACTGTGAACTCGACAAAAACCAG CGTCAGTGTGTGGAGTACGCTCTTAAGGCGCGGCCGCTGAGGAGGTACATCCCTAAGAACCCGTACCAGTACAAGTTCTGGTATGTGGTGAACTCCACTGGGTTTGAGTACATCATGTTTGTGCTCATTATGCTCAACACGCTCTGCCTGGCTGTACAG CACTACGGACAGTCAGCGCTCTTTAACTACGTGATGGACATCCTTAACATGGTCTTCACTACTGTCTTCACTGTGGAAATGGTTCTCAAACTCATCGCTTTCAAACCCAGG CACTATTTCACTGATGCTTGGAACACATTTGATGCCTTAATTGTTGTCGGTAGCGTCGTCGATATTGCTATCACTGAAGTTAAT AACACGGAGGACAGCGCTCGCATCTCCATCACCTTCTTCCGTCTGTTTCGAGTCATGCGGCTGGTCAAGCTCCTCAGCAGAGGGGAGGGCATTCGCACGCTGCTTTGGACTTTCATCAAATCCTTCCAG GCTCTGCCATATGTTGCTCTTCTGATAGCCATGCTGTTCTTCATCTACGCCGTCATCGGCATGCAG GTGTTTGGAAAGGTCGCCATGGTGGACGGCACGCACATCAACAGAAACAACAACTTCCAGACCTTCCCTCAGGCTGTGCTCCTCCTCTTCAG ATGTGCCACTGGAGAGGCGTGGCAGGAGATCATGTTGGCCTGTATAGCAGGGAAACTGTGTGACCCCGAGTCCGACTACAACCCCGGGGAGGAGATGACGTGTGGCAGTGGATTTGCAATAATTTACTTCATCAGCTTCTACATGCTCTGCGCCTTCCTG ATTATCAATTTGTTTGTGGCCGTCATCATGGACAACTTTGACTATCTAACACGTGATTGGTCCATTCTGGGTCCACACCACCTCGATGAATTCAAGAGAATTTGGTCCGAGTACGACCCAGAGGCTAA GGGCAGAATAAAACATCTGGATGTTGTGACACTTCTTCGTCGTATCCAGCCGCCTCTCGGCTTCGGCAAACTGTGCCCTCACAGAGTGGCCTGCAag AGGCTGGTGGCCATGAACATGCCTCTGAACAGTGACGGCACAGTCATGTTCAACGCCACTTTGTTTGCACTGGTGCGCACTGCTCTGAAGATCAAAACAGAAG CAGGTAATCTGGAACAGGCCAATGAAGAACTGCGAGCTGTCATCAAGAAAATCTGGAAGAGAACCAGCATGAAGCTGCTGGATCAAGTGGTGCCTCCTGCTGGTG ATGATGAGGTAACCGTGGGGAAGTTCTATGCCACCTTCCTGATACAGGACTACTTTAGGAAATTCAAGAAACGTAAAGAGGAAGGCCTGGTGGGGGCTCACCCGACGCAGAACAACACAGCTATCGCTTTACAG GCTGGCCTTCGCACGCTTCATGATATTGGGCCCGAAATTCGGCGAGCGATATCATGTGATCTGCAAGATGACGAGCTAGTAGACTTTATTCCAGAGGAAGACGAGGAAATTTATAGG CGCAACGGCGGCCTCTTCGGTAACCACCTCATGAACGGTGGTCATCGGCGATCCAACGGCCACCAGACCAACGCAACGCAGCGCCCCCTGCAGGTGCAGCCTCCGCCTCACTACGCCCACATGGAGCAGCCGGTGGGACGGCTGTCTCGAGCCAACGCCATGTCCCACCCcaaccaccatcaccaccaccaccatcaccaccgcCACCACAACTCCTACGGCAAGTCTCCCAAATCCACCAACATCAACCTCAACAACGCCAACGTGTCCAGTCTGCCCAACGGAGGTCACCATCGTTACTACGAACACGCACCTCCCAATGGCTACCCGGGTCTTCGCAACGCCTACTACGACTACGAGAAGCCTCGGACGCCCCAAGGTCAAAG AAGGCGCTACTATGAGACCTATGTTAG GTCTCACGGAGTCGATGGACACCACCCCACCATCCGCAGGGAGGAGGAGTTTGAAGAAGACCGCCTCTCTGGGGAGTATTACAGCGGGGAGGAGTTTTATGAAGATGACAGTATGCTGTCAGGGGACAG GTATCAGAACAGTGACGCGGAGTACGAGACTCCCAAAGGTTACCATCACCCCGACAGTTACTATGAAGATGACGAGCAGCCTCTCTACCGAGACTCACGGAGGTCACCAAAGAGACGATTGCTTCCTGCCACACCTCAGGGTATCATACCCCCTG GTCACAGGAGGCCATCCTTCAACTTTGAGTGTCTGCGCAGACAAAGTAGCCAGGACGAGCTTCCACACCAGCGTACCGCTCTACCACTGCACCTTATGCAGCACCAG GTTATGGCTGTAGCAGGCCTGGACTCCAGCAGAGCCCACCGCCTCTCCCCAACCCGCTCCACCCGCTCCTGGGCCACTCCCCCTGCCACCCCGGCCAGTAAAGACCAGTCGCCATACTACACCCCTCTCATCCGTGTGGACCACCCACACAGGGAGAGTGCTGCTAGCAGCCAAGTGTCTGTGCGCAAGAGTTCCTGGTACACAGACGACCCCGAGTTCTCCCAGAGGATGTACTCGCCCGTCCACCTGCAGGTGCCACCTGAGTACCACAGCCAGTACCATCAGAAGAGAGGCAGCGCCACCAGCCTTGTGGAAGCG GTTTTGATATCAGAAGGGCTTGGGAGATACGCCAAGGATCCCAAGTTCGTCGCTGCCACAAAGCACGAGATAGCAGATGCATGTGAGATGACGATAGATGAGATGGAGAGTGCAGCCAGCCACCTGCTGAACGGAGGGATGGCCCCGAGCGTCAACGGGGTCAACGTGTTCCCCATTCTGACTCCGAGGGATTATGAACTGCAGGACACTGCAGCCAGCTACAGCGACGAGGAACCAGAGACGGAGCCAAGAGCTCCTTATGAGGAGGACCTGGCAGATGAGATGATCTGCATCACGACTTTATAG